tcgccaagcactatggaggaggaggatgtgttggagagggagagggaggcaccaaagatgtggtatgagaggccctcctttccccactatatatagggagtccaaggggggggggcgccggtcctaggagatccaatctcctagggggtgcgacaaagggaggaatccctcctccccaaggcacctaggaggtgccttccccctttgggactcttcccttcttgaaccctaggcgcatgggcctcttggggctggtgcccttggcccatataggccaaggcgcaccccctacagcccatgtgcccccccggggcaggtggccccacctggtggacccccgggaccctttcggtggtcccggtacaataccggtgaccccggaacttgtcccgatgcccgaaatagcacttcctatatataattctttacctccggaccattttggaactcctcgtgacgtccgggatctcatccgagactccgaacaacatttgggttactgcatatacatatccctacaaccctagcgtcaccgaaccttaagtgtgtagaccctacgggttcgggagtcatgtagacatgaccgagacgactcttcggtcaataaccagcagcaggatctggatacccatgttggctcccacatgctcctcgatgatctcatcggatgaaccacgatgtcgaggattcaagcaacccggtatacaattccctttgtcaatcggtatgttacttgcccgagattcgatcgtcggtatcccaatacctcgttcaatctcgttaccggcaagtcactttactcgtaccataatgcatgatcccgtgaccagacacttggtcactttgagctcattatgatgatgcattaccgagtgggcccagtgatacctctccgtcatacggagtgacaaatcccagtcttgatccgtgtcaacccaacagacacttccggagatacccgtagtataccgttatagtcacccagttatgttgtgacgtttggtacacccaaagcactcctacggtatccgggagttacacgatctcatggtctaaggaaaggatacttgacattggaaaactctagcaaacgaactatacgatcttatgctatgtttaggattgggtcttgtccatcacatcattctcctaatgatgtgatctcgttatcaatgaaatccaatgtccatagtcaggaaaccatgactatctgttgatcaacgagctagtcaactagaggcttactagggacatgttggtgtctattattcacacatgtattacgatttctggataatacaattatagcatgaataaagacaattatcatgaacaaggaaatataataataatgcttttattattgcctctagggcatatttccaacaggtaatTCGGTTGCATACTGATATCACCACCtggcatacatcattggcccctcaacatatattTGAGATCTATATGAGGAATAACTGTATTTCCGTCAATACCTCGAGCCCCTCGgatggggagttattcaaggcgagtatgctgattcaatgaggaatatttccaggcattagggggagatttcaagtaccataaagaatgccaggaaattagtggaatgttcaatACATTTCTGCCTCAAACCCAtgtactcaaagatctgaaccatgcgttcagaagatttgcatctcattgcaaataacctgccacATTCATTTACTGAATGTAAAGGTGTCATACAATGCTACAATCTTGACAAATATGtcggaaagagtggaggtaccaactaaaaccactcaactccccattcaaagcaacagggggagaAGTACGATAAtagtacatcaggattcagcttcttGCAAGCAAGGATATCAAGACCAATCAGTAAATGGAAGTCAACTTCACGTTGACAGACACCTGATGGGTAGTATACCCAGTGGatgggaaacctccaccaaccTAGGTCATAGTGCACTCAATgaccgggacatcggaatacccgactcggccgcattgggaaatcgcgagcagtcaCCATGGTTAAGGATATTTCCATCAACtctatattgatatatagattctggagaaacatataaccaaaagtctacaattgtcgacacAACTAGATTGCAAAACCTTTCAAGTaattcagatccaaagaccatggccatggcaaagtgtgaacaacactcagactggactcaagcaaagggtataatctaggtagaaataatcttgctcaataatgggaaggtattcataaccaatacctacaccagttttcttctggaaacGGAATTTagaacaatgaggtggtgaaacatagagcaagtattgtagcccaagggttcacgcagatacccaactattctccagaggtggaatctcttTCCGATAACTTATATCACTGGCAGTTCAAAACCATCtatctctgcagttgatagatgtagtgattacatatccatgtcgatcactagattcagacatatatTGATTCCCGATGGAGTCTCAATTCTGAATAgaaatacaaaatgcaacatacattgtgtaaaatcaGTAAGTCAACATAAGACTTATTGTTGTCGGTACATATGGAACGACCGACGTAGTGAGATCCTTGTTCACAAGGGttactcctacaatgatgattatccatgtttgtgtgCCTGCTATGacgacacatgtaatcatctaaatgacggagtttaaaatgaaggatttgggtaagcCAAAATAGTGCTCGTTACAacaacttgagcaccttcattcatacattatggtatactatgttgtctatatccataatatattgaagaaattcattgtggacaaatcttatccatccataactctcatggtagttcactctctagacatagagaaagatctatttagaccaagagatgatggaaataagatattgggactcaacgttccataatgtcattggatctaccaaacacaattggttggtactcaagagtatctttcgatatctccaaggcatcaaacatcttgtcctggTTTTTCAGTTTCACAGAAATGTGAACGCCGATATTACtggatacatcgatcagatccTACTATGCCAGATCGTAGACAAGTGtagtgttcctactaggtgtggtagccctctcatgaagagtcttcaaaacagacctcatggctacatccaccaaccattatctcaaagataatgtttcttgtgttgccTCGATGCAAACATGTTACTAATAAGCAATATCTTTATATTGTAaatcttgcaagtcaaatcatgcaaCTGATTTGTTCACCAAGCCTCTGCCAACTTTTACATTCCAGAAAcatgttcatggaattggtatgtgACGGTTTTGGAATTTGCAAGAATTAGGGGGAGTATCTTCCTAAATTGTTCATGTTCAATGCATTATATTATACtcttttcccttcatgagtttactatacatgttctcataaaggtttttaatgaggtaatatcaacatgagatcatatgtcatactttctgttttccccaccggggtttttgggaaagtatatacgacatatttattgtcctctaaATTCTATGAATATATATTTCATATCGAGTTAACAAAGGAAATAATCATTATGTGTTgtatcattttctccttattttcccactgggtttgaaggagttttaACAGCACATACTACACTACTCCTCacatttttcccacagggtttttggaggatACTTAGTCAAGATAATGGATTCTTATGCCAAGTGGTGATTAGGGGGAGTGTTGAAAATAATAACCCAATGGTTATTAAGGGATAATCCCCGCTTCCCATATCGGCAGTTGCCTCCCGACGAGGCGCCTCAGCGAACCGTCACGTCACATGGACGCGTCCGTTCCCCTTATATATAAGTGTACATCCATGATGAATAAAGGAGACTTAAATAATTTGTTGTCTCTCTCGATCTCTATTCTAAACACCATTTGTGCCTTCTACCACCGCGCCTGCCTCAGCACGGTGGACTCCCTACTACAACGCATGGTCCCCGTCCCAATAACCCACTGCCGTCTTGTAGCATCCAAAAGGATAGTGCACAACCGACCTTGTAACACCTAACATCCGCCCTCAAAGCACATTGTCCTTGTCGCATCATAGTCTTCGTCCTCACGGCATGGATGGTGCCCTATAACACCTCAACCCCTTCTGTGAGCACGTTGAAGCACCAACGATTTACTTGCAACACGTGTGGTAGGGGTAGTTGGGCATGAACTCTTCCAGCGCCCAGTAGTTGGCCATGCACAGAGCCGCCGACTTGCAGCATGTGGACGATGCTTGAAACAATAGTGAAAACGCGGTGGCGGTGTGCTTTGCAAATATGAGTGGCATGCTTGCAACATGTGGCTGGCGGTACAGTGACAATAATTTACGACGTGGTGGGCAGTGGCGAAATCGCAGTGTCAACCATGGAGGATGAGAGGGACTTCATATAGAGAAGATAGAACTGATAGAGTAGATAGGAGAGCATGGCGATGGATGAGCCATAATTTTTCTGGGAGGGAGCCGGGTCCACAAGGGGCACGTGGAGGACGATGAGGGTGGTTGATGAGAGTAAGGAATGAGCTAATGGATTTTATCATTTTACAAATTTATTTAGTCATTTTGGTGCATAAGGAAATAAATACCTTGCATCTTGTGTGCTCCGAAACTAGGTTGATGACTTTTGGAGGGGCCAAAATATGAAAAATGAccctttcagaagaaaaaaatgaaccTAGTTCTTCGGATCGGAAGTAACCACTTCTGAAAGGGCAAATGGGGGAAGAACATAGGAAAGAGGGATGCTTTCAAAAAGTTTATTTTTCAATTTGATCCTTTTCAAAAACACCACATACAACATCAATTTGTTTGAACAAGCAGCATGGTCAACGGCATTTTTGCCCCTGCTCGGTCAGTCGCCATTGAACATGCTGATGTGGCCCCAACTGAAAAGCCAAGGATTCAATATCTTCACAAGCACAACGAAGGAAAGATGGGTTATGAAGGTTTTGTTAGCTTTATTTGATCGTAGGAAGATAAATCATTTGAGCCTAGCAATTCTCATGTGATGCACTAGTTGATAATTTCACCTATAATTCCATGCGCGCGAAAATAACGGGGCATAAGTCCATAGTTGCTATAAACCGACTGACCATCCCCTCATAATAAAAGCGGGAAAACAGTTCCCTAGCTCGGAGAACAGGCAATGCaatcgagcccccccccccccccccgctcaaggtgATTATCGATAAGGTAACCGATGCTGCTAGAGACATTGGTATCAGTGTTGATCAACTCCTAGGCACCGAGGAAGTCCCCGTGGCCGATATAGCATGGCAATACGCCCCCGAGAAAACTCTGGTCAGACCTGAGCAGGTCCCGCATCTATCAACACAAATGCGAAGATTGCATAAGTGGTACATGAAAAAGGTAAAGAACGGGCGGGAGATGCCATGGTGGaagtcaaggaagagcattacttctATGAAACGAGATATGCATTGAGTTTCCAGCAATTtttcagctatacaatcaagacgcactcaacaaatctatcgtcagttgctattgtatgtaagtgatttctttctgtaatttaagtctctagCTCAGCTCGTTCATTGCTTGTaactatcctcactatattcttttataCGCTATTATGCAAAATGAAGATTCTCGAATGCAAAAGAGATggaatctatgacattgggttcgttgacccataTATCATTAATGGAAAAAATGATACAAGACCACCCCAATGACTCAGAGGCTAACTTGCTAAGGTTATGAATGCACAAAATACCAGAATAGAAatactatttccttacaacttgaagtgagtgttactgtcttgtactacaaattctgttttgcatACTCGATGTTAagtgtagttgatgagttatgcatatGCCTGCTTATATAAACATGTGCGCAGGTTCCACTAAATCCCGCCAATCATTAAAGTTGACGATGGAACTGTTGAAACCCTTGACTCACTAGGTAAAGACCCTCGAGAATACACCAGTGTATTTAGGATGCTCGACATGTAATGTCAATCATTATCGCACTATATCGGTCTTTTTTGtttatttcctgatatcaagtaattaataactcctttattcattttctttgccgggcaGGGTTTGGAAACGGTTCATCAATGATGTTGTCGGTGAATGGAAACCGGAGTTGCGTTGGCGATGGCCCAAGGTAAtcaagtagtactagctagctaggtCCGCACATATCgataattctagtttcaataccattatcatgcttgattattatctgattgaattctattctcgcAAAGTACATGAGGCAGAAACACGACACTaattatgtgcatactacgtttgcgagaacattcgcatgacgACTGAATGGCGCAGAGATGTAAGACAACTTCAGGTACgtgaacactattcacaaattttttatgatgatctaatatatatataaacacacaactaatatgaatattcatattgatctccttctttaaaGATGGAAGAGATGCGGGAGAAGCTCCTATCAGAGAACCGCATACGAGCAAGTCAAGAGGAAATTGCTTGATTTTGCTTACGGTGGTCATATCTTAaaattgtaggagaaattgtatataccaaattgtaCAAATATATATGTATGGTTGTACGAGAAATTATATGATATATGTATGATCGTACGAGAAATTATattatatatgcataacatgtacagtatgtagtagcgtaaaatatgtttgaaatgaaaaagaattgaatggaaaacacaaaatgaaaagaaaaaataaaccacaaaccctaaaccctaaaactcTAAAACTCTAAACACCAACACAAAATCCTTAGTCCCGGTTGATGAGGTCTCGTGGCCACGTGGAGGAACCTTAATCCCGATTGGtgtcatcaaccgggactaaaggtcctccagcCTCCAGCATGTGCTTGTGGTCATGTGGAGGGACTTTAGTCCCGAGTTAtggccaaccaggactaaaggataGGGGCCTTTAGTCCAATTCCGTTGTCCCGGTTGGTgacccgggactaaaggccgttgccaaccgggactaaagccctttTTTCACTAGATGTGAATCTTAATTAAGGACTTCCATTAACTTGAAGCCTAGCTAATCCCTCGGTTGCAATATAATACGTTCTGCTTTTGGCAAGACTTGTAGAAAAGATGCACATCATCTAATTGGTCTTAGTCACGCCGATGAGGACTGATTCCAACAGGGGAATAGTGAGATGAAGATTGAAGAGTGCATCTGGTGGTTAGATCTTCACTGTGGCAGAGTAGGTACTCTCTCCATTTTGAATATATGATGTCAACATAAGATAATTAGATCAAAAGGTCTGTACGCCCGTTTGCATGATTCAACTaactgatttttttagaaaagagaAATGTATCCAGCTAATTTTTTTACATTATTCTCAACACAAATGCTGatcggaaataaaataaaatagtatataCTAAAAAAGATAGTCAAAACCATAGTCTATTATTACTTCTCCATCCATTTTTAACAAAGGCATATAAGGAAGACTGTCCTTGTATCGTCACACTGCAACAGAGATCAACATCACAGTTAatagcgaaccaacctgtggttgaatggttagagggacagtggtatccacagcccaccagagttcaaattctggtgcttgcattattcctgaatttatttcaaaatttccggggatgcgctttcagtgggaggagacgttcccgtcgacgacgagacgcctacattgacttcgtaaatctcaagatgatatgccggctcagtctctcggaggtgctcatagtgatagggtgtgcgtgtgtgtgttcattGGGATGAGTGTATGCTCGCAGGCCCGGTCTTGATGGATTGGATCGGGCCTGCGAGCATACACTCATCCCAATGAAATCAATGTGATAAATATTAAGAATTCTGTCAAGATAATTGATTGGATCACAACTGTTCTTTGCAATGTCCTGTGGAACACTAAGATGCAAGCACTAGTCTAGAAAAGAAATCTATTTTTCACTAAATACAATGGATTTGATAGCACTTTCAGTTCCGCATCTTAGTGAGTAAAATGCTTTCATTGGGCGTTGAAGGCAAGATTGAAAATTGGTATCACGGGAAGCGGAAAAGACCTACGAAATCGATCACGAAGGCAACCCTCTAAGGAGACCTGAGGTCTAATTTCGCCCCGGGCCCCTAAAATCCTAGGAACGGCCCTGTATGctcgtatgtatgagcgcttgcgtctatactGTTTAAAAAATCGCAGTTAATATGCTCCCTAAAAATGACGTGCATAAAAAAGGAATTTTCTTTCCTCAAAGTCAAATAGTTATGTGTACACCAAGTAGCCCATGTCAGAGCTTGAAGTCCAGAAAGAtcaatttctttctttcttttatatgATCTATTGATAGATGGGGTTAACCGGGGGCTCCTATATACAATTTGTGGAAGCTGGTTAACCAACATAATTTTAAAGCCCATTAGGTCTATTTAAGTCAATATTTCAACAAACTAAGTTCAACATTTTCAAAACTAGTTCAACATCCAAAAatatcatattcaatattttctttTGTAAGAAAAATATTGCATTCAATATTTTTTACCGTCTAGTTCAACATCTTGAAAAAACTATATTCAACATTTCCTTAGACCAGAATCACCATTTCAATTTGTTTTTGCCACCATGGTGACTGGCGGCGCCTGGGGAGCGCGTGTGGCGGCAGTAGCTACCCGGTGAGCCTGCGGGGAAGCAGGTATGGGGCTAGCTTGCGGGCCAGCATGCCCGCAGGCTATGCGCGCAACGAGTCAAGCGGCACCGAAGCCAGTCACGAGCTCGGCATGCAGGTGCATGGGCGTAGGGTGTGGCGGTGAGGCCGACGGTGATGGCCAGCAGCGCAAGAGCAGTGCACGCGTTGAGGCGATGGTGTTGGCGGCTGGTGGGCACggagcggcgctagggtttgagaaggtCAGTGATGCATCCGACGTGAGAGATTGGTTGCACGAATCTCAAACAGTGGAAGTTGGGTAATAAAAACTTTCAAAAGCCATACTGGGTTCGCGGGGTTAACCTAATATCTATTGATCGTGTACTGGCGAACCCAAATTGTCACCTCCGTtcctggcggcggcggggggcAAGGTGCACAGGTGTCTGCTTGCGGACTTCTCGCTGACGCGTGCGTGCACGGCTCATAGATTGTCGTTCTGTCCAAAATCAGACTCACGTCGCCGCTTAAAATGTACTCAACGTGGCAAcgcaaaaatgattttttttgtgagaaaacaactgaTTATATTAAAGCCCAGACATTACGAAAGACACCCCACAAAGAAGAAATAACACACAGGTCCTTCTTTAACAGAGTGACGCCGGCGAGGAACCAGACGTGCCGACGACGCGCCGCCCGCTGCATCTCCCAAACCTTGGAATGAAGATGATCCCCTACGGACGGGAAGTTGTCGAACCTCGAACTCCAGAGAGCCTCCATCCTTCGCCAAGCCAGCAGCACCGCCGGTCTTCAACATCAACAGCTTCGATTTCTTGATCTGGATCCGCCGCTCTGAGATCCAGCCGGGGAAGGAACGCGCACGGCGATCACCCAGGGCCGCGAGCACGGGGGGAAGTCCCCTGCTTGATGCCGAGGCTCCAAAGAACGGCGACACcgcagaggaagaagacgaccccAAAACGCCGACCACGGACGTCTTCGCCTCCAAGACGCCGCTGGTAAGCAACCTACTCAAGCCAACGCTATGTACACGACGAGATCTGGGGTTCCCCCACCCTCCCGTCGCCAGAGCAGCCGGCAGAGGGAAGGGGAACCAGGGAATCATCGCCGGCAAGTGGATTGACTAGGTGGTTTCAAGAATTCGCCTCCGGCACTAGCGGGTGAGAAGACGAGTCCAAGGTCTCGATTGGTGATGATAGCACAAAAAGGAATTAACAATGATATGCCATACTTTTGAGAATATAACAGCTTAATTAATGTTTGGTCAAAAACTCTTGTCTCGCGAAAATGCCAAACGAAGACCGAGCTTCATGGAGGCCTTTATTTGAAAACTTTAAACTTTAAATTTTGAagtttaaaaaaattctgaaaataaatacacatatacctgaatacataatgtacatgtgtaaaaaaattcagGTTGACTTACATTAAAATGTGAGctcacaaaaaagacaaatctggggcTTTTAGCATATATACTGTTCATCTTTAAAGCCCGTGATTTTGTTTTTTTATGCAGCTCGCAATTCtaagtatttcatcctgaaaatTTTCACACATACACTTTACGTCCTTGCATACATGTGTATCTTTTTCAAAATTTTTTAAAACTGAAATCtatgaattttgattttttttaaataaagggTTTCATGGAGCTCGGTCTCCAAGATGCCCTACTCGTTGTCTCGGCCCTATCCATGAAAAACATCTTCGAGCTTTTAGTCCCTTATTAGCTTGTTTATTAAGGACGACGGAACAAAAATTATTCGGGCAGAAGTCGTAGGAGAAGTGATCATATTCCTTATCTCATTGACTAGAACAAGAAACAACTTGAGTTCACATCCATATATCATTATCATATGGATGCCGTTTTATTCATACACACGCATACACAGTAGAAGTAGTATATACTCGGATCCGTAGCTGTAAACCAGCTAGCGATATAAACGATCAGGCCCATCCGTTGACGACGCTGCTCCAGCGTGTCTTCTTGTCGGCGAATCTGTCCCAGACCATGACCCCGCCATAGTTGTTCGCCTTCTGCACCTTGGGCAGCAGGTCGTAGTAGAGGTACTTGAGGTAAACGGCGACGGTGCCCTGCGCCCCCTCCGGCACGCCGCTCTCCGCCGGCGCGAGGCCCAGGTACACCTGGGTCCTTGGGAACGCCGCCGTCCACTTCTCCCACTGCTCTACCACGCCGTACGTCCCGCCCTTCCCCAGCGAGCATGTGTCATTGCCGTAGAACCTGACGTGGATGCGCTCGAACAGCCCCGTCCGGAGCGCCGCCCCCAGGCGGCGGTCGGGCAACCCGCACCGCGGCGTCGCCGTCAGGCGCACACCCTTCCGGCCGCGGTAGAACCGGTTGTACCCGTCGAGGCGGCTGGCCAGCTCGTCGTAGTGGTCGGGGGCGCCCTGGTCGATGTAGAAGTCGATGCCGTCGACGGCGGCGTCGCCGAACGGGCGGTACACGCCGTTCCGGCGCCCGCCGAGGTGCGCGTTCCAGAGGTTGTCGGCGACGGCTGCGGCGGAGGCGGAGGACGGGAGGGAGTAGCCGTTCCCGGGCCCGCCGATGGAGAGGAGGACGAGGATGTTCGTGGACTGGCAGTGCTTGATGTCGGCACCGACGCCGGCGAGAGGGTGGCCAGAGAGGTCGCCCCAGTAGCGGCCGTGCCCGAAGACGCTGTAGAAGGAGATGACGACGGTGGAGTAGAGCCCCGTGTCGCAGGCCTCGCGCAGCGTGCCCTCGCCGGCGTTCCGGCCCCAGAACACGGTCAGCTGGCCCGTCTGCTTCGCCGTGGCGGCGCCGGCGAGACAGGAGACCAGCACGAAGGCGATCACGAGCGGGTGGAGAGCGAGAGGGCGTCGGAACGCCATGGCGGAGGTTGGCAGTGAGATGGTTCTGGATATTGTGTGATGGTGTAGGAACTTGAAGGCGTTGGGGAGGTCTATATATAGGGTTTGTTTTGGCGCACGAGCTCACAGATAGATGCAGCGAAGGTAGGAGTAGGTCAAGTGTGTTTTCCTGTGTGCGCCGCGCAGTGGAATGCATGGGAAAACAGGGAGCTCGACTTTTCAGGATGAAGAAACAGGGCAAGTGAACGTGCAGAGCGAATGCATATGCATG
The window above is part of the Triticum aestivum cultivar Chinese Spring chromosome 2A, IWGSC CS RefSeq v2.1, whole genome shotgun sequence genome. Proteins encoded here:
- the LOC123184458 gene encoding xylanase inhibitor protein 1-like codes for the protein MAFRRPLALHPLVIAFVLVSCLAGAATAKQTGQLTVFWGRNAGEGTLREACDTGLYSTVVISFYSVFGHGRYWGDLSGHPLAGVGADIKHCQSTNILVLLSIGGPGNGYSLPSSASAAAVADNLWNAHLGGRRNGVYRPFGDAAVDGIDFYIDQGAPDHYDELASRLDGYNRFYRGRKGVRLTATPRCGLPDRRLGAALRTGLFERIHVRFYGNDTCSLGKGGTYGVVEQWEKWTAAFPRTQVYLGLAPAESGVPEGAQGTVAVYLKYLYYDLLPKVQKANNYGGVMVWDRFADKKTRWSSVVNGWA